GTTCCGGCGGAAAGGAACAAGGAGGAAGGCGCGCCGGTGGACACGATCTTCATGGACGCGGTCTTCTCGCCGGTGCAAAAAGTCAATTTCACCGTGACCAACGCGCGCGTCGGCCAGAGGACCGACTACGACCGGCTCGTGTTCGAGGTTCATACCGACGGCAGCGTCAAGCCGGACGACGCCCTGGCCTATGCGGCCAAGATTCTCCAGGACCAGGTGAGCATCTTCGTCAACTTCCAGGAGGAGCCGCAGGCCGAACGACGCGAGGACGGCCCGAAAGCGCCGCTCAACGAAAACCTGTTTCGGAGCGTCGACGAGCTGGAGTTCTCCGTGCGCTCGCAGAACTGCCTGCAGAACGCCGACATCCGCTACATCGGTGAGCTGGTCCAGAAGACCGAGCAGGAGATGCTCAAGACCAAGAATTTCGGCCACAAGTCGCTGAACGAGATCAAGGAAGTCCTCCGCGAGATGGGGCTCGAGCTGGGCATGAAGCTCGAGCATTTCCCGTCCCGGGAAGAGATCGAACGCCGCAAGCGGGCGGCGGAAAAGGAGCCCGCCTGAGCCATGCGCCACCTGAAGTCCGGCCGGAAGCTCAACCGCAGCCCCAGCCACCGCTGGGCGCTCATCCGCAACCTCGTGACCTCGCTGCTGCGCGAGGAGCGGATCCAGACCACGGACGCGAAGGCCAAGGAGCTCAAGCGCTGGGCTGACCGCGTCATCACGCTGGCAAAGCAGGGAACGCTACACGCTCGCCGACAGGCGCTCGGCATCGTCCGCGACAAAGCGGTGGTCCGGCGCCTGTTTGACACGATCGCCCCGCGCTTCAAGGACCGTCCGGGCGGGTACACCCGCGTCGTGAAACTCGGCCGGCGGCGCGGCGACGCCGCACCGCTCTCGGTGGTCGAGCTGGTCGGGAGAGGGGAAGAAGCGGCCGCATCGTCTGCAGGCAAGAAAAAGAGCGAGCGCGGGGCTCGAAAGGCGGCGAAGCGTACCCGCAGGGGAGAGAAGAAGGCCGAGGAAGCGGCCGCCTAGCCGGCGCCCGCGATCGACAAACCGGCGCGCCGGGCTCCGGCGCGGCTCCAATGGCGGCGTTTCACCGTTCGCTGCGCGATTTTCTCCGCGTGGACGTCAGCGAGGAAGCCCTTGCGGCGCTGTCCTGGCGCGACTTCGGCAACGGCCTGTCGATGGCGCGGCTCGCCCGCCAGGGCAAGCGAGAGCTGGTGCTTTACCGGGTCGCCGAGGGCGCCGCACCGAACGCCTTCTTACGGCACGAGCACGTGGGCGGCGAGCTCTATCTCGTGCTCAAGGGCAAGATCGTCGACGAGCACGGAGAGTACGGCGAGGGCGAGCTCGTCTTCCTCGATCCCGGGTCCGTTCACCTGCCACGCGCCGACGGCGAGACTCTGGTCCTCGTGCTCTGGCCGGATGGGGTCAGGCTCGTCGAGGAATAGCCCCGCCCGCACAAAAGTCGAGGGCGCGAGCGGCCCGGGACGGAACTTCGGGCGTCAGGAGGCCCTATGGAGAAGCTCGGATTTATCGGCACCGGCGGCATGGGACGCGGCATGGCCGCCAATCTCATCAAGGCCGGCTATCCGCTGGCGGTCAATGACCTGAACCGAGACGCGGCGAAAGAGCTCGAGGCCCGAGGAGCGGTTTTCAAGGACTCGCCCAGGGAGGTGGCCGAAAGCTCGGAGGTCGTGCTCTCGATGCTTCCCTACAACGAGGCGGTGCGCGAGGTCGGGCTGGGGCCGCGGGGTCTCCACGAGGCGGCCGGAGGGGCGAGACTGTGGGTCGACTTCAGCAGCATCGACAAGAAAACGATCGTCGGGGTCGACCGCGAGCTGAGGAAAAAAGGATGGGTGGTGCTGGACGGCTCCGCGGGGGGCGTCGAGGAGGCCGCCGCAGCCGGCGCGCTGTCCCTTTGGCTTTCGGGCCCCGAGGACGTTTTCCAGCGCCATCAGGCCATCTTTCGGGCGATGGGAAAGAAGATCGTTTACGTCGGCGAGCTGGGCAACGCCAAGCTGGTGAAGAACGCCATGGCGATGTTCGCCGCCATCCAGCATCTCGGGCTCGCGGAAATCTTCGCCTGGCTGAAGAAGGGCGGCGTGGACGAGCGGACCTTCCAGAACGTCCTGAAGAACTCCCAGCAGGATTCCGAGGCGATCGACCGGATCTGCCGGACCATCGTCAGCCGGCAGTTCAAGCCGCGCAAGTCCTGGATGCCGAAAGACGTGGGATTCGGCCTCGACATGGCGCGCGAGATGCAGGTGCCGGTGCCGTTCAGCGCGCTGGCTTACCAGATGTTCTCCATCGCGCAGGCCGCCGGCCTGGACGGTTACGAGGCGACCGGAATCGCGTGCCGCGTCTTCGACCTGATCACGGGGCAGGAGAGGATCTGAGGCCGGCGCGACTTGCCGCCGGAGGCGCGGCGGTGGCGGGTTCGCTTGCTTTGACGGCCGAA
This sequence is a window from Candidatus Zixiibacteriota bacterium. Protein-coding genes within it:
- a CDS encoding DNA-directed RNA polymerase subunit alpha, producing the protein MSRHWTDLIKPKQLEVDEKTLTSTYGKFYAEPFERGFGQTIGNGLRRILLSSLMGAAIVAVRIKGILHEFSTIPGITEDVTDIILNLKEVRLRLSSEEPQTLKIDAKGPGVVTAKDIIAPPTVEILNPDHKIATLSRDAHLEMEMTAKLGRGYVPAERNKEEGAPVDTIFMDAVFSPVQKVNFTVTNARVGQRTDYDRLVFEVHTDGSVKPDDALAYAAKILQDQVSIFVNFQEEPQAERREDGPKAPLNENLFRSVDELEFSVRSQNCLQNADIRYIGELVQKTEQEMLKTKNFGHKSLNEIKEVLREMGLELGMKLEHFPSREEIERRKRAAEKEPA
- the rplQ gene encoding 50S ribosomal protein L17 encodes the protein MRHLKSGRKLNRSPSHRWALIRNLVTSLLREERIQTTDAKAKELKRWADRVITLAKQGTLHARRQALGIVRDKAVVRRLFDTIAPRFKDRPGGYTRVVKLGRRRGDAAPLSVVELVGRGEEAAASSAGKKKSERGARKAAKRTRRGEKKAEEAAA
- a CDS encoding cupin domain-containing protein; amino-acid sequence: MAAFHRSLRDFLRVDVSEEALAALSWRDFGNGLSMARLARQGKRELVLYRVAEGAAPNAFLRHEHVGGELYLVLKGKIVDEHGEYGEGELVFLDPGSVHLPRADGETLVLVLWPDGVRLVEE
- a CDS encoding NAD(P)-dependent oxidoreductase, producing the protein MEKLGFIGTGGMGRGMAANLIKAGYPLAVNDLNRDAAKELEARGAVFKDSPREVAESSEVVLSMLPYNEAVREVGLGPRGLHEAAGGARLWVDFSSIDKKTIVGVDRELRKKGWVVLDGSAGGVEEAAAAGALSLWLSGPEDVFQRHQAIFRAMGKKIVYVGELGNAKLVKNAMAMFAAIQHLGLAEIFAWLKKGGVDERTFQNVLKNSQQDSEAIDRICRTIVSRQFKPRKSWMPKDVGFGLDMAREMQVPVPFSALAYQMFSIAQAAGLDGYEATGIACRVFDLITGQERI